The stretch of DNA TGAAGCGGTGCAGCGCGGCGCCAAGAACGTCAGCACTTCCGTGACGCACAGGAGTTTCGAACGTCCCTTGCAGTGCGGCAGAGCGCACCACCCCGAAGGCCCTCGCGCCGCAAGCCGCTATCCCGCGTGGCCTTCAGCGGCCAGTGGTTGCGGCCTCGCACGCAGCGCCCAAGCCACGCCGGCGATCAGCAGCACGATGCCCAGCGCGCTCAGCGGGGCGGGCCACTGGCCACGCAGCG from Chthonomonadales bacterium encodes:
- a CDS encoding EamA/RhaT family transporter, which translates into the protein WLGTLCWNEASQRLPTTLAGQLIVFETLSALGYAFALRGQWPAPLSALGIVLLIAGVAWALRARPQPLAAEGHAG